The Candidatus Paceibacterota bacterium nucleotide sequence GAGTGACTAGTAGCGGCAATATGTCGACTCCACACAATTTTACCGATGTAGGGTGGTATAAATACGGGACTGCCCCAGGAATGACAGGGAGTGCTGTGATTGCGGGTCATTTGGATAACGGATTCTCACTAGCCGGAGTGTTTGAGCATCTGGCTGATTTAAAACCTGGAGATGATGTATCCATAGTGACGGCAGATAACAAGCTCCTTCACTTTACAGTGATAGAAAGCGACACTTACCCCTACCAAGTGGTACCTCTCCAAAGAATCTTCAACCAGAGTGACGGGTCATACCTCAATTTAATTACCTGCCAAGGCCAATGGACAGCGGACTACACCACGTATGACCATCGCTTGGTGGTTTACACAAAGCTAGCCAGTTAATTATTAATTTAACCTTAAAAACTTATGAAAAATCTTGATCAAAAAATCACACCATTTTTATGGTTTGACACACAAGCTGAAGAGGCCGCGGAGTTTTATGTTTCTATCTTTAAAAATTCTAAGGTTGGCGACATTAGCCGCTACAGCAAGGAGGCCGCTGAGGCTTCGGGAAAACCAGAGGGATCGGTAATGGTGATTTCATTCGAGCTTGAGGGCCAAAAATTTACAGCTATAAACGGAGGTCCCCAATTTAAGTTCAGCGGGGCAGTTTCTTTTCTGGTGAATTGTACAACCCAGGATGAAGTTGACTGGTTTTGGGACAAGCTTTCCGAGGGCGGGGAAAAGGGACAGTGTGGCTGGATCAATCGAGACAAATTTGGGGTGACTTGGCAAATAGTACCTGAAGCCCTTGGCGAGCTCATGAGTGATCCTGATCCGGAAAAATCCGCTCGGGTCATGCAGGCTATGCTCAAAATGACTAA carries:
- a CDS encoding class F sortase; translation: VTSSGNMSTPHNFTDVGWYKYGTAPGMTGSAVIAGHLDNGFSLAGVFEHLADLKPGDDVSIVTADNKLLHFTVIESDTYPYQVVPLQRIFNQSDGSYLNLITCQGQWTADYTTYDHRLVVYTKLAS
- a CDS encoding VOC family protein, giving the protein MKNLDQKITPFLWFDTQAEEAAEFYVSIFKNSKVGDISRYSKEAAEASGKPEGSVMVISFELEGQKFTAINGGPQFKFSGAVSFLVNCTTQDEVDWFWDKLSEGGEKGQCGWINRDKFGVTWQIVPEALGELMSDPDPEKSARVMQAMLKMTKINIAELEKAYEG